A genomic region of Nicotiana sylvestris cultivar TW 137 mitochondrion, complete genome contains the following coding sequences:
- the sdh3 gene encoding succinate dehydrogenase subunit 3, protein MNILRPLSPHLPIYKPQLTSTFSISHRISGAFLATIVFFFYLLCLKIGLICFTYENFYQFFFYSSKLILISVEITALALSYHLYNGVRHLLTDFSGFFFLRIGRKRLK, encoded by the coding sequence ATGAATATCCTTCGCCCCTTATCTCCTCATCTTCCTATTTATAAGCCACAGCTTACTTCGACGTTTTCAATTTCCCATAGAATCTCCGGAGCTTTCCTAGCCACTATAGTTTTCTTTTTTTATCTTCTTTGTCTGAAAATTGGTTTGATTTGCTTCACCTATGAGAATTTCTACCAATTCTTCTTTTATTCATCAAAGCTCATCCTAATCTCCGTCGAGATTACTGCCTTAGCCCTGTCCTATCATCTGTATAATGGAGTTCGTCATTTATTGACGGATTTTTCGGGATTTTTCTTTCTTAGAATTGGAAGAAAAAGATTGAAATGA